The nucleotide sequence GCCAGGTTTTTGTTTCGACGCATTCTCCGGATTTTCTCAACGCCGCCAAATTGGACGAGGTTTTTTGGCTCATCAAGACCAAGGGCTATACCCAGATTCGCCGGGCCAGGGATGACCAACAATTGGCCGCATACATGGCCGAGGGCGACCAGATGGGCTATCTTTGGGAGCAGGGTTTTTTTGAAGGGGCGGACCCTCAATGAAAACACTGGTCTTTTTTCTGGAAGAGCCATCGGCCAAGGCCATGCTGGAGGGCATATTGCCTCGGATTCTGCCACGGCAGTGGCTTGTCAGATATATCGTTTTTCAAGGAAAGCAGGATTTAGAGAAGAACTTGACTAAGAAGATACGCCATTGGCGAATGCCGAATTCCGTGTTCATCGTGATGCGAGATCAAGATGCCGGCGACTGTCGTGCTATTAAATCAAGGCTCAATCTTCTGTGCGAGGGAGCCAAAGACAAGCGCATACTCGTTCGTATTGCTTGCAGGGAGTTGGAAAGCTTCTATTTGGGTGATCTCGCAGCCGTTGAGCAAGGACTCAACCTTTCGGGATTACGAGGCTTGCAACAAAAGAAAAAATACCGAAATCCCGACAGTCTGGGGTCTCCGTCAAAAGAACTTTCCATGCTGACGGGCTATGCCTACGAAAAATTGTCTGGTTCGCGGGCGATAGCCCCTTTTATGGCCCTTGATCATAATTGTTCGAAAAGTTTTCAGGCCCTGCTCACCGGCATTCAAAAAATGGTGGCGGCGTAGCGCAAGACCCGGGCGTGGGGGCCGATATACGTCGTGGAGCGACATGATGCGCCGGCCTGGAAACAGGCCGGCGCGTTCTTTTTCATGGGATCAGCGCCAAGATGCTGGCCGTCCGGCTGCGGGCAAGGATTATCGGGGCAAGACCTTGTCTCCCGGAACCGTTCGCTTCGCCAGGTGGGCGGCCAGGGCCTCGGCTACCTGGCGGCGGCCGGCCAGGTTGAGATGCTCGCAGGCGTAGTCGCGGTCCACGAACTGGTCCTCGGGCAGCAGCGCCGACAGGTCCAGGCAGTCCACGCCGGCCTCGGCCAACGTCCTGACAACGCGCCGGGCGCTGTCCGAGACCGTGGCCGCGAACTCCCCGCCCACAAGCGACATGCCGCCTTCCACGTCGATGGGCGTCAGGTAAAAAAGCGTCGTCACACCGGCCCGGGACAGCCTGGCCGCCGTGTCCAGCAGGTGGCCGATCATGGGATGGCTGGCCGGGATGTCGGTCATGTAGTGCTTGATGAAAAGCTGCCGGCGTTTGGCCTCTTCCGGGGAGAGGCCGGGCTTCGTCGCGGCCATGAGCCGGTTGCGCCGGGCGTTGATTTCCCGAAAGAGCGTTTCGTGCCCGGAGGCGTCCCGACGCGTGCGCGCCGTCCACCAGACGGCCGGGTCGCGCTCGCCGGACACCAGCCAGGCCGGCACGTCGGCCAGGGTCGGCGGCGAAGCCAGAAGCCGCAGATAATCGACGGTGGCGGCGTACATCCAGCGCGGTGTGAAAAACCAGTCATCGGAAAACGCGCGCAGGTTGATGGAAACAATAGCCAGCCGCGGCCGTTGTTGCGCCTTGGCAATGAGCTCGGCGTATTCCCGAAAAAGGGTCGCCGCGTAGCCCGGGCCGCTGACGGGGTGGATGGACAGGCCGCGCAGGTCGCCAAGCATCGTGGCGATGGTGGTGCGCGGTTCGTCGTCGTTGTGACCGCCCATGACTGAGTCATTGAAATAGACCGCCGCGACATCGCCCTTGTGGAGGGCATCCCGAAAAGCCAGGGCTACGGCGTTATGGTAGGCGTCGGTGCGTTGCTGTTCCGGCGCGCTGTCTGGAGGCGTTGTTGCGCCGATGGTCACCAGACTTTTGTAGCCTGTGGACAGGCTGCGATGGCCATGCCCGAGGAGCAAGGCAACAAGGAAAATTGTTGCGGCGACAAGGACGCAGAGAAAACAAGGAGTGCTATGCTGGCGTTGCATGAAAACAGGTTCTCGGCTTCCGCTTGACCGGGCTATTGCTGCCACTACGCCGTTTCAACCTGGCATGGTTTGCTGCGGCGGGGGAACCTTTCCGGCGTGGAAAGCATCCATGCCACACCATTGGGCCAATGTCCAATGGGGGACGAAGCCCGATTTGAGGGTGGGCTGGAAACGGCGCCCGGTCCTGATGCAGGCGCAAGGCGGCTTATCCCGGGACAAGCCGGGCGCGGGGGATGGGGCCGACATGACCGGCCGGGCTCAGGCAAGCGGTGCGCGCCGTGGCAGGCTAACGCTTCGGTCCTTCTCAAAGAGGTTAGTTTTTTTTCAGATAAATAAGGGCGTTGGCTTGTTGTTCATGAAACGCCATGAGCGCTTTTCGGGGACGCGCTATTAACGCCGCTGCATGGCGTCAAGCAGCCAGTTCGCTCCTGGGGCGGCGTTGTCGCGGGAAAAGGTCCAGCGCTCGCGCAGAGTGGTGTTTTCCGTGGCGCCGGGCTGGCGGGCCAGCACGTCGTAGTCCACCACCATGACGGTGCGTCCAGGCGTTTCCCGGCGTTCGGCCAAGGCGGCGTTTATCAGCAGGATGTCGGGGCGGCCGGCCGGCGTCTGGGGCAGGGTGTTTTGGAGTTCTGCCAGATAGGCCGGGCTGACAAATGAGGCCAGATCGCCGAAGTCGCGGCCGCCCAGGGAGGCGGCGATGCGGCTGTAGGCCATTTTGGCTCCGGCCAGGAATTCCTCGTCCGAGCCGGCCGGCGCGTTGGCCGGGGCGGGCGGCGCGGCCTGGCCATCGGCCCGGGCCGGCGTGCCCGGGCGTTTGTCCGGCGAGCGCAGCATGTCCCAGGTGGCCTGGGCATTGGTGTACATGTCGGGTCCGCGCCGGGGCGGCTGATTTTGCGGCGGGGCGTCGTCGTCGCGGTCGTCCTGGTCATCGGAGCGAGGCGGGGCTTGGGTCTGGTCGCCGTTTTTGTTGCGACGCCCTGACAAGACCCTGAAGAGCACGAACATGGCCAGGCCGAGCAGGATGAGATTGATGAGCAGATTGCCGGAATCGAGGCTGGCATCGGCGGCGGCCTGGGCCGTGGCCGGGACAAGGACGGCGGCCGAGGCGGCCAGGCCCAGGGCGGCCTTGGCGGGCGGCATGACGTGATTTTTCATGGTCAGATAGTGGCAAAGGCCGTGGCCCAAGTCAATGCGTGCAGCGACGACACGTCGCGGCTGCGCCGAGCCAACCAAACAGCATGGCTCGCACCCCCTTGCCCCCTTTCAGGGAGGTTCCGGGAGGGGGTTACCCCCTCCCGGCCGCCGGAGGCATTTCTTCCGGTCCGCTCACTTAATCATCCCGGGCCATGGTGACAGTCGGTTTGGGGCTGCCGGGGCCGGCGGGGCGGGGGTATTCGCGGTTGTAGAGCTTGCGGTAGAGCTTGCGCCCTTCCTCGAAGCCGGGGCTGAGTTCCAGGGCTTTTTCCACGCTCACCTTGGCCGACTCCACGTTGCCCATGAAGTAGTAGGCCTTGGAAATGTTGAAATGGATGTTCTCGTCTTCGGGCGTGAGCGTCAGGGCCTGGGTGTAGGCATGGAGCGCTCCGGCCAGGTCGCCGCTTTTGCGCAGCTTGACCCCCAGGGAATTGAAGGGGTTGGGCGAGAGGGGATCGTATTTGAGGATCTCGATGAACAGTTCCTTGGTCTCTTCCAGGCGGTTGAACTGGGCATGGACCTCGGCGGCTTTTTGCAGGTAGCGCTTGAATTCGTCGAGTTCGCCCTTGGCCTTGTAGGCGTCGGCCAGCCCCTTGTAGGCTTCGGCGAAGAGGTCGTTTATTTTGATGGCCTTTTTAAAGGCGATGATGGCTTGGCCGAATTTCTGGCGCACCAAGCAGCGGCAGCCCATGTCGTAGTATTTCTGGGCCTGGCTTTGTTCGGAGATGATTTCCTCGAAAGCCTCGATGGCGTCGTCGAAGTTGCCGGCGGCCATCATGTCGCGGGCGTCGGCGATCTGCTGTCGCTCGATTTCCGTGACCCGTTCCACCTGGCAGCCGCGCAGGACGTGCTTGGCGAAGGTGTCTTCGGAGTAGGGGCGCAGGATGTAACCGGCGCAGCCCTGGGCAATGGCGTCAAGGACTTGGTCGCGGCTGGTGTTGGCCGTGACCATGACCACCGGCACATCGCGCAGGCGCAGGTCGCGGCGGGCGGCGCGCAAAAACTGCATGGCGTCCATGTCCTCGATGTGGCTGTCGACGAGCACCATGTCGGCATGGTTGGCGGACAGAAAGGCCAGGGCTTTTTGGCCCGAAGCGAAGACCTCCACCCGCTGGGGCCGAAAGGAGGCCAGGGAGCGCCGGTCACGCCGGGCGTTGTCCTCGTTTTTGGAGACGATGACGACGGTGTCGAAGAGGATTGGCGAAAATTCCATGCTGGACGCCCCTTGGGTTCGCGCGTCAGGAGGCTGCCGGCGCGTGCCGCTCGAAATACCAGGTCCGCAGCGCCGCAAGATCAGGCGTGTCGGGCAATTGGTCAAACAGTCCCTGGACATGGCCGCGCGCAAAAAACTGGTTTCGGGTCCAGGGATAGGCCATGTCGTGGATCCAGCTGAGGATCAGCAGGGCGAAGTCGGTGGCGGAAGCCATGTTTTCGTAGCTGCCAAGCTTGCCGGCCAGGATGTCATCGACGATGGACGGGCTGTAGCGGCCGGTGTCGGGCTGGCCCAGGAACACCACGTCGTCCTTAGGGCCGTCGGCTCGAAAATGGTCGAGCATGATTCGGACGATGTCGAGCTTGTCGGCGTCGCGGAGAAGGCGCGACAGGGTCAGTGCCTCGGGATCGTCACCGGAAAGCAAGGCGGCGGGCAGGAGGCGGCGGTTGTGCACGACGATGGCCATGCGCACAAGGGTGCGATCACGACGGGACAGTTGGCCAAGGCCGTCGTGGCGGGACAGCGTTGCCGTGCCCAGGCGGGCGTGGTTGACGCTTTGGCGGTCGCTGAAGGTCTTGTAGCGCCGGTACTGGGGGAAACGTCCGACGTCGTGGCACAGGCCGGCGATGGCGGCCAGTTCACGAAGACGCGGCGACAGTTCCAGGCTTTCGGCCAAGGCGGCCGCCTCGTCCATGACCCTGCGGCAGTGCAGGCGCTTGAGTTCCAGATGGCCGGCGTCCTGGGGGGCATCGTCGGCCAGGCTGCGGTAATAGGCCTCGAACCAGGCCGAGGCGGTCTCAAGGAGTTCAGACATGGGGCTCGTTGCCGGCGTCGGCGTGATCCACGGCGTCGGCGGCTTGGCGGTTCAAGGGCGTTTTCGGGGTTTCGACAGGCGCTTCGGGATCGGGTTCGTCGAACTCCTTTTCCCGCAGCGGGCCGCCCGGGCCAAAAAGCCAGCGCAAAAGCCAGGCCATGCCGCCGAGGATGGCGGCGATGAAAAGCCCCTTGAAGGTGACGGACCAAAAACCCTCTTCAAGGCCCGGCCCAAAGGGCCAAGTCTTGTGCCAGCTCGGTTCCACGGCAGAGGCGTAAAAAAGAAATTTGTCGAAAAAACCCATGTATTGCTCCATCGCCGCGCTTGCGGCATCCCGCCTGACTTACGCGGGTTCCCGCCTCCACGCAAGGAGGCGGGGCGGGGCGGCGATTGCCTTTTTTCGCGATTCCACCTAGTTTACGACAAGGCGCATCCATGCCCCTGGCCCGTTGGCGACTGCGGCGCTGGGGGGGAGAAGGACGCGTCGCCGGAGGCCGACATGCGCGTTTTGGTCGTTGAGGACGATTTCACCAGCCGTAAGATTTTGCAGAAGATTCTCGGCCCGTACGGCGAGGTCGATATTGCCGTCAACGGACTTGAGGCCGTGGAAGCCTTTACCCAGTCGTTAAACGACGCCAAGCCCTATGATCTGGTGTGCATGGACATCATGATGCCCGAGATGGACGGCCAGACCGCGCTCAAGCGTATCCGGGCCATTGAGAAGGAGCGCGGCGTCGCGCCGACTGGCGAAGCCAAGATCATCATGACCACGGCCCTGGATGATCCTAAAAACGTGGTCGAGGCCTACTACAAGGGCGGAGCCACGTCGTATGTGCCCAAGCCCATCGACAAGCACATGTTGCTGCACCTGATCAAGAACCTGGGGCTTATCGACTAGTTTTTTCCGTCCGTCCGTCCGGAGTGGGGGCGGTCGGACGTCGCGACGGTTCAAGGGCTTGCGCCGCCAGGGCGCGAGCCTTTTTCATGGTCGTCCCGGGCCATGTTTCCGGGCGGCCGCAGCCCTCCATGCAACAAAAAAGCCCCGGCCCGCCGTTTGGCGGACCGGGGCTTTCGCTTCCATATAAGGATGCCGGGCTTGGCCTAGGCTTCCTTCTTGATCTTGGACTTGCTCATGGACAGGCCCATGCCGCCAAACATGTCGAAGATCGCGTAGCCGTACCACATGGTGTAGACGACGTAGAAGATGAGCAGACCGGCCACGGTGGGGATCTTGCTCAGGATGTTCTCGGCCGGGATGCCGGCGAAGTTGTAGGCCGGCTCGATGGCCTTCTGGTTGACCATGTTGACGACGTTGGCTTCCTCGATCTGCTTGACCTTCTGCAGGGGCTTGATCATGGCGTTGAGAAGCGTCCACCAGCCCTTCATGGCCGCCTTGCCGTCCATGCCGTAGGCGGCGGTCAGCTTGTCGGTCTCATCCTTGTAGAGGATGTCGGAATCGGCCACGACCTTGCCGAGCATGGCTCCGAGATCGGCGGTGACGACGATGCTGTCGCCCTTGGCCTCGCCCTTGGCGCCGACTTTTTCCAGCAGCAGCACGGAGGTCTTGACGTCCTCGGGGGACTTCATCTTGACTTCGACGTTGACCTGCTTGCCGTCAAAAGCTTTGACGGACTTGGCCACGGTGGGGATGAAGTAGGACGAACCCTTGGACAGCTTGTTGAAGAGGTCGTCGGAGAAATCCAGACCATTCTGGCCGCCCGGGAACACCGGGGAGAAGATCAGGATGAACACGGCGATGAAGCTCAGCATGAGCAGCGCGCCCTTGCCGAAGAGTTTCTTGTCGGTGATGATCATGGCCCTTATCCCTCCTGGCGCAGGGCGCCGATATTGGCAACGAACTTGCCGATGACCCACACGCCGAACAGGGCGACCACGATCCAGAAGACGATGTTGCCGACATATTCGATGCCGTTGACCATCTCCTTGGACATGTCCAGGTACTCAAGCTCGACGAACTTTTTGGGCAGGGTGGAAACCCGGTTGATGAAGCCGGCGATGATGGACATGGCGTAGAAGCCGCGGATGTGGATGCCCTTGACGACCTTGGTGGTCAGGGCGCCGATCTGGATGCCCAACAGCGAACCGAGCAACATGCCCATGGCCAGGGTGTAGAACACGTAGCCGTAGATGGCGTACTGGGCGATGGCGCCAAGGCCCGCGGTGAAGATGATCTGGAGGATGTCGGTGCCGACGGTGGTCATGGAGGACACGCCGAAGACGTAGACGAACATGGGGAAGGTGATGAAGCCGCCGCCCACGCCCATGAGCGCGGCCAGGATGCCGACGATGACGCCGCCGGCGGCCACGATCCAGCCGGA is from Solidesulfovibrio magneticus RS-1 and encodes:
- a CDS encoding DUF4276 family protein; translation: MKTLVFFLEEPSAKAMLEGILPRILPRQWLVRYIVFQGKQDLEKNLTKKIRHWRMPNSVFIVMRDQDAGDCRAIKSRLNLLCEGAKDKRILVRIACRELESFYLGDLAAVEQGLNLSGLRGLQQKKKYRNPDSLGSPSKELSMLTGYAYEKLSGSRAIAPFMALDHNCSKSFQALLTGIQKMVAA
- a CDS encoding tetratricopeptide repeat protein is translated as MEFSPILFDTVVIVSKNEDNARRDRRSLASFRPQRVEVFASGQKALAFLSANHADMVLVDSHIEDMDAMQFLRAARRDLRLRDVPVVMVTANTSRDQVLDAIAQGCAGYILRPYSEDTFAKHVLRGCQVERVTEIERQQIADARDMMAAGNFDDAIEAFEEIISEQSQAQKYYDMGCRCLVRQKFGQAIIAFKKAIKINDLFAEAYKGLADAYKAKGELDEFKRYLQKAAEVHAQFNRLEETKELFIEILKYDPLSPNPFNSLGVKLRKSGDLAGALHAYTQALTLTPEDENIHFNISKAYYFMGNVESAKVSVEKALELSPGFEEGRKLYRKLYNREYPRPAGPGSPKPTVTMARDD
- a CDS encoding HD domain-containing protein codes for the protein MSELLETASAWFEAYYRSLADDAPQDAGHLELKRLHCRRVMDEAAALAESLELSPRLRELAAIAGLCHDVGRFPQYRRYKTFSDRQSVNHARLGTATLSRHDGLGQLSRRDRTLVRMAIVVHNRRLLPAALLSGDDPEALTLSRLLRDADKLDIVRIMLDHFRADGPKDDVVFLGQPDTGRYSPSIVDDILAGKLGSYENMASATDFALLILSWIHDMAYPWTRNQFFARGHVQGLFDQLPDTPDLAALRTWYFERHAPAAS
- a CDS encoding response regulator, which translates into the protein MRVLVVEDDFTSRKILQKILGPYGEVDIAVNGLEAVEAFTQSLNDAKPYDLVCMDIMMPEMDGQTALKRIRAIEKERGVAPTGEAKIIMTTALDDPKNVVEAYYKGGATSYVPKPIDKHMLLHLIKNLGLID